The window CCTGGCGCGGCGTCTCGATCGACACGCTCTTCGCCGGCATCGACACCTCGTACGAGTACGCCATGGCGCACTCGTACGGCGGCTACACGACGAACGTGCCCATGGCCGACCTGCGCGGCGGGAAGGCGTGGATCGCCTACTCGTTCGACGGCGAGCCCCTCGATCCCGAGCACGGTGGCCCTGCGCGTCTGCTGGTACCGCACCTGTACTTCTGGAAGAGCGCCAAATGGGTGCGCGGGATCAGCATGCAGAAGCACGACGACCCGGGATTCTGGGAGCAGAACGGCTACAACCTGCACGGCGACCCGTGGACAGAGGAACGCTACTGGTGAGAACCAGCGACTGGCTCGCCGCCCGGGTGGCCGCCGCCGTCCCCGACACCGCGCACGGCCGCGTGCTGACGCTGGCCGTTCCCGGGTGGCCGGGCAATGCCCCGGGCCAGCATCTCGACATCCGTCTCACGGCACCCGACGGCTACCAGGCGGAGCGCTCCTACTCGATCGCCTCCTCCGGACCGGGGGAGAGCGTCGAGATCGCGGTCGACGAGATCCCCGAGGGGGAGGTGTCGCCCTACCTCGTCCGTGTCGCCGAGCCGGGCGACGCGCTCGAGGTGAAGGGGCCCCTCGGGGCCTACTTCGTGTGGGATGACACCGACCCGTCACCCGTGCAGCTCATCGCGGGCGGCTCGGGCATCGTGCCGCTGCTCGCGATGGCGCGCGCGCGGGCAGCGTCCGGCGCCGGCGCGCCGTTCCGGCTCCTGTACTCGGTGCGCACGGCGGCCGACGCGCTGTACCGGGACGAGGTCGAACGGCTGGGCGTCGCCGGGCTGGATGTGACCTGGGCCTACACGCGCCAGGCGCCCACCGGATGGCCCGGACGCGTCGGCCGGCTCGATGCCGAGCGCATCGCGCAGGCCACGTGGATGCCGGCGCAGCATCCGCTGACGTTCATCTGCGGCCCGACGAGCTTCGTCGAGGCGGCCGCAGATGCGATGGTCGCGGCGGGACACGACCCCGCGCGCGTGAAGACCGAGAGGTTCGGAGGATCCTGATGGACAGCACTCCGCACGTCCGCCCCGACCCGCGCCGCGTCGCCCAGCGCGTCGACGGCAACGCGCTCGCCGGCATGCTGGACGCCTTCGCCGGTCTCGATCCCGCCCTCCTCGTGCTGACCTGCGGTCACTGCGGTCGCAGCGCCGCCCTCGCCGAATGGTCCGTGGAGATGGATGCGGCGGCCGCCATCGTGCGCTGCCGGGGCTGCACACGCACCTTCGCGACCATCTTCCGCCGCGACGGCGGCATCGAGGTGCGCGCCGCCGGGGGATCCATCTCCACCACGTCCGCCGTCTGAGCGGTCCTCGACTCCTGTCGGGGACAGGCGTCGGAGAGGGCGGGTAGCGTCGCCCGCATCCGACGCCGAACGGCGGCCGAGACGAGGGAGAGAGCATGCGACTCGAACGAACCGGAATGGTGTCCATCGACCTGACGGGCCAGACGGCGCTGGTGACCGCGTCGTCGGCGGGGATCGGCTTCGCGATCGCGCTGCGGCTGGCCGAGGCGGGCGCGGAGGTCATCGTGAACGGTCGCAGCGAGGACTCCGTCTCCCGCGCCGTGGCCGAGATCAATGCGCAGGTCGAAGACGCGGCGCGTGGCATCGTCGCCGACGCCGCCGATGAAGCCGGGGCGGCGACACTGGTGGCGGAGGCGGGACGCGTCGATGTGCTCGTGAACAACCTGGGGATCTTCGAGGCCGCCGAGGCGCTGGAGATCGACGACGCCGCCTGGCGGCGCTTCTTCGAGACGAATGTGCTCTCCGGGGTGCGCCTGACGCGCGAGCTGCTGCCGCAGATGATCCGGCGCGGCTGGGGTCGCGTGCTCAACATCGCGAGCGACTCGGCCGTCGTCATCCCCGCCGAGATGATCCACTACGGCACCTCGAAGACCGCCGTGCTCGGAGCCTCACGCGGATTCGCCAAGGCTGCCGCGGGCACGGGCGTCACGGTGAACGCCGTCATCGCCGGACCCACCCACACTCCCGGCGTGGAGGAGTTCGTGGCGCAGGTCGTCGGGCGGGACCTGCCGTGGGACGAGGCGCAGCGCGAGTTCATGCGCACGGCGCGCCCGCAGTCGCTGCTGGGGCGCCTCATCGAGCCGAGCGAGATCGCCAACATGGTCGTCTACCTCGCCTCGCCGCTCGCGTCGGCGACGACCGGCGCGGCGGTGCGCGTCGACGGCGGCTACGTGGACTCGATCGTCCCCTGAGCGGGAAGGGCCGCGACGATCCGCGCGACCACCTCCGGGACGCTGTCGCGCGTCGAGACCGTCACACCCCACTCGTCGGCCTCGAGCGGCTCGAGCGCGTCGAGCTGCGAGGCGAGCAGGGCGACAGGCATGAAGTGATCGGTGCGCGCCGCCATCCGCTTCGCGAGGGTGGCCTCGTCGAGTTCCAGTGCGGCGAAGAAGATCGGCGCCGTGGCCTCGGCGCGGATGAGGTCACGGTACCGGCGGCGCAGCGCCGAGCAGGCGATGACGACGGGACCCTTTTCGCTCGCCGTGCCGAAGGCGAGACCGACGCGTCCGAGCCACGGCGCGCGATCCTCGTCGGTCAGCGGCACACCGGCGGCCATCTTGGCCCGCGCCGCATCGTCGTGCAGATCGTCGGCGTCGAGGTAGACGCCGCCGAGACGCGCGGCCAGGGCGAGGGCGACCGTCGACTTCCCGGCGCCCGAGACGCCCATGACGACGATCCGCATCCGTCCTGCTTCGCTCATACGATCGAGCCTAGGACCGCCGGGTGAGCGCCTGTCACCAGCCGTGAGCGTTGAACCACGCGCTGCGCCGGCCGGCTTCGGCCGCATCGGCGGCACCGCGGAAGGCATCGTGCCGCGCGAGCAGGCCTTCGTCGAGCGGGACGAAGCCCCAGCAGGCCTCGCAGAGAGCCGCGCCGTGCGGAAATCCATCGGCAAGGCGCGGTGCGGGAGTGGCCGGCGCCCCTGAGCCGGAGCACAACGGCGCGTCCGCCTCCCGGTCCGACCACATCCGCGACGTGCCGGACCGGTTGTGCAGACCGGCGTGGCCGCGGGGTCTCGTGCAGACGGCGCCCCGGTGGCGGCTGAGGCACCACGATGCGAGAGCGGTGTTCACGCCATCACGGGGGCGACAGGGGCGCCGAGCGGACGTAGCATGGTCGTCATGTCCACGAAGCCCTCGCCGATCCAGCTGCTGAACGTCCGTCCCGCCGAGGACGAGAACGGCCAGCCGAGCCCGGAGGAGTCCTTCGGCTGCTGCGGCGGCGGCTCCTGCAGCATCGACTGACCCTCACGGACTCGCCTGCGTCAGTGCCCCGCGGGCGGAGCGTCGATCGAATCGGCGGGCTTGCGGATGAGCAGCGCGCCGATGATGGTCGGGATCGCCACGATCGCGGCGAACATGAAGGCGCTACGCGCACCCGCCGCCCACGCGGCGGCGTCTCCGGATGCCTCGTTGGCGACGAAGCCCGCGTTCATGATCGTGATCATCACGGCCACACCGGCGGCTCCCGCCACCTGCTGGACGGTGCTCACGATCGCGCTGCCGTAGGAGTAGAAACGGGGTGCCAGTGAACCGAGCGACGCGGTGAACAGGGGCGTGAACGACATCGCGAGACCCACCGAGAGCAGCGTCTGCGTGACCACGAGCTCCCAGATCGGGGTCGTCTCCGACAGCGTCGTGAACACCCAGAGCAGCGACACGGTGAGGATCGATCCGGGCAGCAGCAGCACGCGGGTGCCCCAGCGGTCGTAGATGCGGCCGATGAAGGGGCCGGCGAGGCCCATCGCGAGAGAGCCGGGCAGCACGATCAGACCGGTCGTGAGCGGGTCGAGGTTCAGCGCGCTCTGTGCGAACAGCGGCAGGACCGTGATCGTGCCGAAGAAGGCGAGCGACAGCACCGCGAAGTGCACGACCGAGATCGTGAAGTTCGTGAAGCGGAACACGCGCAGATCCAGCAGCGCACGGTCCTCCCGCTGCAGGACGAACTGGCGCCACACGAAGCCCGCAAGCGCCAGCACTCCGACGACCAGCGAGATGACGAGCGTCAACGACGAGGCGGTGGCCGCCGCATCCGTCGCGCCGCCGTGCGAGCCGCCGCCGATCTGGCTGAGGCCGAACACGACGCCGCCGAATCCGAACGCCGACAGCACGACCGAGAGCACGTCGATGCGGGCGTGCGTCTGCGCGCCGACGTTGGTGATCCATCGCGCGCCGATGGCGAGGGACACGAGGGCGATCGGCAGCACGATCGCGAAGATCCATCGCCAGCCGAAGTACTGCAGCACGAAGCCCGACATCGTCGGGCCGATCGCCGGTGCGAGAGCCATCACGATGCTGACGCGGCCCATCATCCGCCCGCGCGCGGCCGGCGCGACCACGGTCATGAGGGTCGTCATGAGCAGCGGCATCATGATGGCCGTACCGGACGCCTGCACGACGCGCGCGACGAGCAGTACCTCGAACCCCGGTGCGAGCATGGCGATGAGCGTTCCGAACGAGAACAGCGACATCGCCAGCAGGAAGACCGCGCGGGTCGTCAGTCGCTGCAGCAGGAAGCCGGTGATCGGGATCACGACGGCCATGGTCAGCATGAAGGCGGTCGTCAGCCACTGCGCGAGCACGGCGGTGATGCCGAGATCGGTGATGAGGTGCTTGATCGCCACACCCATCGTCGTCTCGTTGAGAATGGCCACGAAGGCGGCCACGAGCAGCAGCCAGATGATGCGGTTCTCGCCGGAGCGGACGGCGGGGGCGGAGTCGGTCGTGGTGGCCACGGAACCGGTCTGGACGGATTCGGCGTGCATGGTCGTCTCCTCGGAATCGAAAAGGGATGGGGACGGCCGCCGGAAGTGGCGAGCGAATCAGACAACGCGGCGTGCGGGTGGAGCATTCCCGAGACGGCGGAATCCGGTCGGGCCTGGTCGTCGCCCGAGACCGGCACCGATGCGCGTCGGACAAGACTACCGGTTCGGATCCGGGCCCGCGGGGGCGATCTAGGCTGAGCGCATGAGTATGGCCGGCCCGTCGCATCCGCCGGGGTTTCGTGGAGTGGATGCGGCCGCCCAGCGCCTGCGCAACGCCGAGGCTCCCCGCATCCCTCACCTCGGACGTCGGATCGCGGCGCTGTTTCGCCCCTACCGTGCGCGCCTGATCGTCACGGCGCTGCTCGTCGTCGCCGGTGCCGCCGTGGCGGTCGTGCCGGCGCTCATCGTCGAGCGGGTCTTCGACGACGCGCTCTTTCCCGCCGACGGGTCGGGTGTGGACATGGGCCTGCTGGTGCGCCTCGTCGCGATCATGGTCGTGCTCTTCCTCGCCTCGGGCGGACTGCAGGTAGCCCAGACCTGGTTCACCTCGACGGTCGGCAACAACGTCACCGGTGATCTGCGCGTGCGCCTGTTCGATCACCTGCAGTCGATGGAGCTCGGTTTCTTCACGCGCACGAAGACCGGGGTGATCCAGTCCAGGCTGCAGAACGACGTGGGTGCCGTGTCGGGCGTTCTGACCAACACCGTGACGAGCGTGCTGGGCAACACGGTGACCGTCGTCGCCTCCCTCGTCGCCATGGTGCTGATCGATGTGCGGCTCACCCTCATCGCTGTCTTCCTGATGCCGATCCTGGCGCTGATCCAGCGTCGCGTCGGACAGGTGCGCGCGCGCATCGCGGGGCAGACGCAGGAGTCCCTGTCGGAGCTGTCGGCGATCACGCAGGAGAGCCTGAGCGTGTCGGGGGTCCTTTTGGCGAAGTCGTTCAATCGGCAAGGCAGCGAGTCGGAGCGTTACGGAGCGCAGAACCGCATCCAGATCCGGCTGCAGGTTCGTCAGGCCATGAGCGGCCAGGGCTTCTTCGCGCTCGTGGGAGTCATCATGGCGAGCGTTCCCGCCGTCATCTACCTGGTGGCCGGCCTGTTCATGTCGGGCGGAGCGGATGCGGGGATCTCGGCCGGCACGATCGTGGCGTTCACGACCGTGCAGGCGCGCCTGCTGCAGCCGCTCATGGGCCTCATGCGCGTGGCCCTCGACGTGCAGACCTCCGCCGCCGTGTTCGCCCGCATCTTCGAATACCTCGATCTCCGGCCCGCGGTCCGTGACGCCCCCGATGCGATCGACGTCTCCGATGCGCCGGGCCCGGTCGGCCGCGTCGAACTGCGCGACGTCACCTTCCGCTACCCGGAGTCGGCCGCCTCCTCGCGACCCCTGTTGGACGAGGTGTCCTTCGTCGCCGAGCCCGGGCAGCACGTCGCGCTGGTCGGACCGAGCGGCGCGGGGAAGTCCACGGTGCTCTCGCTCATCCCGCGCTTCTACGACGTGGACGGCGGCGCGGTGCTGTTCGCGGGCGCCGATGTGCGCTCGCTCACTTCCGCATCCGTCATCGACCGCATCGGGATCGTCTCGCAGGAGACGTACCTGTTCCACGCGACCATTGCCGAGAACCTGCGTTACGCGAAGCCCGACGCGACGGACGAGCAGCTCGCCGCCGCCTGCGAAGCCGCCAACGTGCACCACGTCATCACGGGTTTCGAGAAGGGCTACGACACCGTCGTGGGCGAGCGCGGCTATCGGCTTTCCGGCGGGGAGAAGCAGCGCATCGCGATCGCGCGCGTGCTGCTGAAGGACCCGCCCGTGCTCCTGCTCGACGAGGCCACCTCGGCGCTCGATACGCGCAGCGAGCGCGTCGTGCAGCAGGCGCTGGACACGGCGGCCCGTGGCCGCACCACGATCACCGTCGCGCACCGGCTGTCGACCGTGGTGGCCGCCGACGTGATCCTCGTCGTCGACGACGGTCGCATCGTCGAGCGCGGCACGCACGCCGAGCTCGTCGCTGCGCAGGGGCTCTACGCCACGCTCGCGGCCGAGCAGCTCACCGTCTGAGCACCGCTCACCAGAGCAGGGCTGCGGAGATCAGCGGCTGCGCGTCGTCGGGGACGACGGCGGTCGCCGCATCCTGCCGCTCGGAAACCGACCGGGCGAAGGCGCCGATCAGTCGGCGGTACTCGTCGTCCGGATGCGTGGCCGCCACCCGCGCGAGCCGCGGGATGTCCATGCGCAGCAGCTGCCCCGCACGTGCCCGAGCGGCGGCCGTGTGTCCGGTGCCCTCGAGTACCCGCATCCCCTCGCTCATCGCGTCGAGACAGTCGCGCAGCACGTCGAGCCGTTCCTCGTGCTGCGTGATCGAGGAGCCGTCCGCACGCTCCCGCCAGTGCACGACGACGTCCGACAACACGTCGAACCGCCGCGCCCTCGCGTACATCTGCTGGGCCACCACCTGGTCCTCGTAGAGCCGTCCCTCGGGAAAGCGCAGGCCCGTGCGCTGCCAGAACTCGGTGCGGCTCAGCTTCGACCATGCGACGACGTTGGCCGTCACCTCCGGGTGCTCCTCGAGGGTGGTCGCCGTCCGCGCGGGCACCGTCGCGCGGCTGACCCACGGCTGCACGTCGCCGGCGGCGTAACCGCCCGACCCGTCCGGACGTAGACGGACATACGCGCCCACCGCGAAATCGCTGCCGCTGCCATCGAGGGTGGCGACGAAGCGCTCGAGAGCCGTGGGGAGCATGACGTCGTCGGCGTCCAGGAAGGCGAGGTAGGGCGTGTCGACCAGGTCCAGAGCCGTGTTGCGGGCGGCCCCGAGCCCGACGCGTCGTGCGAGCCTGACCACACGGAAGCGCGGATCGGATGCGGCGGCCGCGTCGAACAGGTCGCCGGTGCGATCCGATGATGCGTCGTCGACGAGCACCGCCGTCCAGTCCGACAACGTCTGCGCGCGCAGCGAATCGAGGGCGGCCTGCGCCCACGGCTCGACCTGGTAGCCGGGGACGACGACCGTGACGAGGGGACGCTGATTCACGTCGCCGATCGTACCGCTGCGACCGATGCGGCCACCGCCGCAGCGACCGGACCGAGATCGACCGTCAGGTCGTGGGGGAAGGTGAATCGCACGGCGGTCTGCGCCACCTCCGGCGCGATGCCCATCGCCACGAGCACGTGCGAGGGTTCGTCGCTGCCGGCCGCGCACGCCGATCCGCTGGAGGAGACGATGCCGCGCCGTTCGAGTTCGAGCAGCACGGCCTCGCCGCTGGTGCCCGCGAAGGTGAAGCTCGCCGTGGCGGGCAGCCGCTCGATGGGGTGGCCGGTCAGCGCGGCGGACGGCACGGCCGCGAGCACCGCGGCCACGAACGCGTCGCGCGCGGCTCCGACGCGGGCGGCGGATGCGGCGCGCTCCGCTTCGGCGAGTTCGAGCGCGGTGGCCAGACCCACCGCGCCGGCGACGTCCTCGGTGCCGCTGCGGCGGCCGCGCTCCTGTCCGCCGCCGTGGAGGATCGGCTCGACCGGGATGCGGCCGCGGATGGCCGTGGCACCGATCCCCTTCGGGGCGCCGAGCTTGTGGCCGGCGATGGTGATCGCGTCGGCTCCCGTACCGGACAGCGGCAGCCAGCCCGCCGCCTGCACCGCATCGAGGTGCAGGGGCACCCGGGCCGCGGTCGCGACGGCGGCGATGGCGCGCACATCCTGCGCGGTGCCGGTCTCGTTGTTCGCGTAGCCGAGGGTGAGGAGCGCGGTGTCCTCGCGGAGGGCGGCGGCGACCGCATCCGGAGACACCCGACCGACGTCGTCGACGTCCAGGACCGTCACCTCGAAGCCGTGGAGGCGTTCGAGGGCGGCCACCGACTCGAGGATCGATTCGTGCTCGACCGCCGTCGTGACGACGTGGCGACGGCCTCGGGCGAGCATCGCGCCGAGGGATATCCCCTTGACGGCGAGATTGTTGCCCTCCGTGCCGCCGGAGGTGAAGATCACGTCGCCCGTGCGCACGCCCAGCACGGCCGCCACTCGCGCCCGGGCGTCGGCGAGGGCAGACGCTGCCTGCTCGCCGACCTCGTGGTGGCTGGACGGATTGCCGAACGCGCCTCGCCAGTACGGCATCATCGCCTCGATCACCTCGCGGCGCACGGGCGTCGTGGCGGCGTTGTCGAGGTACATGGCTCCACTCACACCGGGTCGGCGAGGCGCAGATCGATGTCGAGACCGAGGTCGAGGCCCCGGGCCGCGTGCGTCAGCGCACCGACGGAGATCACGTCGACACCCGTCTCCGCGATCCGGCGCACGGTCTCGAGCGTGACGCCGCCGGAGGCGTCCACGATGGCGCGACCGGCGATCTGCTCGACGCCTCGTCGGAGGTCCTCGATCGAGAAGTTGTCGAGCATGATGGTGCCGACACCCGCGGCGAGGACGTCGTCGATCTGGTCGAGACGGTCGACCTCGACCTCGACGTGCGTCGTGTGCGGGAGGCGTGCCAGTGCCTCCTGCAGCGCCTGCGTGACGGGGACGCCGGAGGCGGCGAGGACGGCGAGGTGGTTGTCCTTGGCCATCACGGCGTCGGACAGGCTGAAGCGGTGGTTGTGGCCGCCGCCGCTGACGACCGCGTGGCGTTCGAAGGCGCGAAGTCCCGGCGTGGTCTTGCGGGTGTCGGCGATGCGCGCACCGGTGTGGGCGACTTCGGCGACGTAGGCAGCCGTGAGCGTCGCGATGCCCGACATCCGCTGGACGAAGTTGAGTCCCACCCGCTCGGCCGTGAGCACGGAACGAGCGGGGCCGGTGACGGTGGCCAGCGCCGCACCGGCATCGAACCCGTCGCCGTCGGCGACGAGCAGGTCGACCCGCGTCCGGGGATCGACCAAGCGGAACGCGGCGGCGAACACGGCGCCGCCGGAGAACACCCCGCTCTCGCGGGCGACGAGGGATGCGGTGGCGACCGCATCCGCGGGGATGAGCGTCTCGCTCGTGACATCGCCCCAGGGGGCGTCCTCGTCGAGGGCCGCGGACACGACCCGGTCGATGGTGGCGGATGTCAGCATGCCTCGGCCTCCTGGGCGATGGCGGCGGCGAAGGGCGCGCCGTCGCGACGGAAGTGGGCGCCGACCGAGACGGTACGACGGCGCGCCGCGGCCACGAGGTGCTCGGCGACCAGCAGGAGGTTGGCGTCCTCCTGCGCCGCCACGGTCCGGGCGGCGGGCGCGTCGCGGCGCCACGCGGCGATGACGGATGCGGCGTGAGCCAGGCCCGTCTCGTCGCGCTCCAGTCCCGCGTGATCCCAGAGCAACTGCTGCAGGCCCGTCCGGCTGAACCCGGGCGCGTCGCTCGCGGGCTCGGCAGCCGCCGCCGGTGCTGCGGCCGGGAAGTCGGCCGCTCTCACGGGATCGGCGAGCAGGGCCGCCGCCGCCCGTGCGCCGAACACGGCGCCCTCCAGCAGCGAGTTGGATGCCAGGCGGTTCGCGCCGTGGACGCCGGTGCGCGCCGTCTCGCCGACGGCGAAGAGCCCGGGGACGCTGGTGCGCCCGTCGAGATCGGTGAGGACCCCGCCCATCAGATAGTGCGCGGCCGGGGTGACCGGCACAGGTGTCGTCGACCAGTCGATTCCGCGTGCTCTCAGCGCGCTGTCGATCGTGGGGAAGCGGGCGGCGAGGGCCTCGGACCCGCCGAGACCCGTCGCATCCAGCACGACGGGGATGCCCGGCTGGGAGGCGGACTGCCGGGCGATCGCGCGAGCGACCACGTCGCGGGGCGCGAGCTCGCCGTCGGGGTGCGCATCGAACGCGAAGCGTCGGCCGGCCGCATCGCGCAGCACGGCGCCCTCTCCTCGGACGGCCTCGGAGACGAGGAACGGGTCTTCGCCGTCGAAGGCGGTGGGGTGGAACTGCACGAACTCCAGATCGGCGACGGCGGCGCCCGCGCGGATCGCGGCGGCGATGCCGTCGCCGGTCGCGACCGAGGGGTTGGTGGTGTGGGCGTAGAGCTGGCCCGCGCCGCCCGTGGCCAGCACGACGGCGTCCGCGTCGATCCGCTCGCGCCTCCCGGACGCATCGACCACATCGACGCCCGAGACCCCGCCCGCCTCGAGGACGAGGTCGGCCAGGAACGTGTGCTCACGCACGCTCACGGCGCTGTCGGCGAGTCGGGCGAGGAGCGCGGCTTCGATCGCCGCCCCCGTCGCGTCGCCGCCCGCGTGCAGCACGCGGGGCGCCGAATGTGCTGCCTCCAGGCCCCGTCGCAGCTTACCGGCACTGTCGCGGTCGAACGGAACGCCCGCTGCCAGCAGGGCGCGGATCGTCTCGCCACCGGCTTCGACGAGCACCCGCACCGCGTCCGGATCGTTCAGGCCCGCGCCGGCCGTCAGGGTGTCGTCGAAGTGGGCGCCGGGGGAGTCGCTCGCCGCCGTGACGGCGGCGATCCCGCCCTGCGCGTGCGCGGTGCTGCCCGCATCCGCCGCAGCCTTCGTGATGAGCGTGACCTCGGCGCCACCCTCGGCTGCGGCGAGCGCCGCCGTGAGCCCGGCGATGCCGCTGCCGACGACGACCGCTCTCATGCGGCGCTGCCGGAGGGCTTGGCGGCCAGCATCCGCTCGAGGGCGACACGAGCCGGGTCGGCGACGGAGGCGGGCACGGTGATCCGGTTGAGCGTCTCACCGGCGACGAGCCCCTCCAGCACCCAGGCGAGGTAGCCGGGGTGGATGCGGTACATGGTCGAGCACGGGCAGACCACCGGGTCGAGGCAGAAGATCTCGTGCTGCGGGTACTGCGCGGCGAGGCGCTGCACCAGGTTGATCTCGGTGCCGATCGCGAAGGTCGTGGGCTCGGTGGCGGCCGCGATCGCCTTGCGGATGTAGTCGGTGGAGCCTGCCTCGTCGGCGGCGTCCACGACAGCCATCGGGCACTCCGGGTGGACGATCACGCGGACGCCCGGGTGCTCTCGGCGTGCCTTGTCGATCTGGTCCACCGTGAAGCGGCGGTGCACCGAGCAGAAGCCGTGCCAGAGGATGACGCGGGAATCGGTGAGCGTCTGCTCGTCGCTGCCGCCGAGCGGCTTCGTCGGGTTCCACATCGGCATCTGCTCGAGCGGTACGCCCATGGCCTTCGCGGTGTTGCGTCCGAGGTGCTGGTCGGGGAAGAACAGCACCCG is drawn from Microbacterium binotii and contains these coding sequences:
- the nadC gene encoding carboxylating nicotinate-nucleotide diphosphorylase, with the protein product MLTSATIDRVVSAALDEDAPWGDVTSETLIPADAVATASLVARESGVFSGGAVFAAAFRLVDPRTRVDLLVADGDGFDAGAALATVTGPARSVLTAERVGLNFVQRMSGIATLTAAYVAEVAHTGARIADTRKTTPGLRAFERHAVVSGGGHNHRFSLSDAVMAKDNHLAVLAASGVPVTQALQEALARLPHTTHVEVEVDRLDQIDDVLAAGVGTIMLDNFSIEDLRRGVEQIAGRAIVDASGGVTLETVRRIAETGVDVISVGALTHAARGLDLGLDIDLRLADPV
- a CDS encoding sulfite oxidase-like oxidoreductase, with translation MAEFTRGFGGRRRESDPRLPPGQYLTADFPVLSAGPTPRIPESEWSFSIRTESGAVTSWSWSEFLALPAEDVHTDIHCVTRWSKLDTTWRGVSIDTLFAGIDTSYEYAMAHSYGGYTTNVPMADLRGGKAWIAYSFDGEPLDPEHGGPARLLVPHLYFWKSAKWVRGISMQKHDDPGFWEQNGYNLHGDPWTEERYW
- a CDS encoding gluconokinase; this encodes MSEAGRMRIVVMGVSGAGKSTVALALAARLGGVYLDADDLHDDAARAKMAAGVPLTDEDRAPWLGRVGLAFGTASEKGPVVIACSALRRRYRDLIRAEATAPIFFAALELDEATLAKRMAARTDHFMPVALLASQLDALEPLEADEWGVTVSTRDSVPEVVARIVAALPAQGTIEST
- a CDS encoding DUF6510 family protein, whose product is MDSTPHVRPDPRRVAQRVDGNALAGMLDAFAGLDPALLVLTCGHCGRSAALAEWSVEMDAAAAIVRCRGCTRTFATIFRRDGGIEVRAAGGSISTTSAV
- a CDS encoding ABC transporter ATP-binding protein, with amino-acid sequence MSMAGPSHPPGFRGVDAAAQRLRNAEAPRIPHLGRRIAALFRPYRARLIVTALLVVAGAAVAVVPALIVERVFDDALFPADGSGVDMGLLVRLVAIMVVLFLASGGLQVAQTWFTSTVGNNVTGDLRVRLFDHLQSMELGFFTRTKTGVIQSRLQNDVGAVSGVLTNTVTSVLGNTVTVVASLVAMVLIDVRLTLIAVFLMPILALIQRRVGQVRARIAGQTQESLSELSAITQESLSVSGVLLAKSFNRQGSESERYGAQNRIQIRLQVRQAMSGQGFFALVGVIMASVPAVIYLVAGLFMSGGADAGISAGTIVAFTTVQARLLQPLMGLMRVALDVQTSAAVFARIFEYLDLRPAVRDAPDAIDVSDAPGPVGRVELRDVTFRYPESAASSRPLLDEVSFVAEPGQHVALVGPSGAGKSTVLSLIPRFYDVDGGAVLFAGADVRSLTSASVIDRIGIVSQETYLFHATIAENLRYAKPDATDEQLAAACEAANVHHVITGFEKGYDTVVGERGYRLSGGEKQRIAIARVLLKDPPVLLLDEATSALDTRSERVVQQALDTAARGRTTITVAHRLSTVVAADVILVVDDGRIVERGTHAELVAAQGLYATLAAEQLTV
- a CDS encoding cysteine desulfurase family protein encodes the protein MYLDNAATTPVRREVIEAMMPYWRGAFGNPSSHHEVGEQAASALADARARVAAVLGVRTGDVIFTSGGTEGNNLAVKGISLGAMLARGRRHVVTTAVEHESILESVAALERLHGFEVTVLDVDDVGRVSPDAVAAALREDTALLTLGYANNETGTAQDVRAIAAVATAARVPLHLDAVQAAGWLPLSGTGADAITIAGHKLGAPKGIGATAIRGRIPVEPILHGGGQERGRRSGTEDVAGAVGLATALELAEAERAASAARVGAARDAFVAAVLAAVPSAALTGHPIERLPATASFTFAGTSGEAVLLELERRGIVSSSGSACAAGSDEPSHVLVAMGIAPEVAQTAVRFTFPHDLTVDLGPVAAAVAASVAAVRSAT
- a CDS encoding SDR family NAD(P)-dependent oxidoreductase is translated as MSIDLTGQTALVTASSAGIGFAIALRLAEAGAEVIVNGRSEDSVSRAVAEINAQVEDAARGIVADAADEAGAATLVAEAGRVDVLVNNLGIFEAAEALEIDDAAWRRFFETNVLSGVRLTRELLPQMIRRGWGRVLNIASDSAVVIPAEMIHYGTSKTAVLGASRGFAKAAAGTGVTVNAVIAGPTHTPGVEEFVAQVVGRDLPWDEAQREFMRTARPQSLLGRLIEPSEIANMVVYLASPLASATTGAAVRVDGGYVDSIVP
- a CDS encoding DHA2 family efflux MFS transporter permease subunit, with amino-acid sequence MHAESVQTGSVATTTDSAPAVRSGENRIIWLLLVAAFVAILNETTMGVAIKHLITDLGITAVLAQWLTTAFMLTMAVVIPITGFLLQRLTTRAVFLLAMSLFSFGTLIAMLAPGFEVLLVARVVQASGTAIMMPLLMTTLMTVVAPAARGRMMGRVSIVMALAPAIGPTMSGFVLQYFGWRWIFAIVLPIALVSLAIGARWITNVGAQTHARIDVLSVVLSAFGFGGVVFGLSQIGGGSHGGATDAAATASSLTLVISLVVGVLALAGFVWRQFVLQREDRALLDLRVFRFTNFTISVVHFAVLSLAFFGTITVLPLFAQSALNLDPLTTGLIVLPGSLAMGLAGPFIGRIYDRWGTRVLLLPGSILTVSLLWVFTTLSETTPIWELVVTQTLLSVGLAMSFTPLFTASLGSLAPRFYSYGSAIVSTVQQVAGAAGVAVMITIMNAGFVANEASGDAAAWAAGARSAFMFAAIVAIPTIIGALLIRKPADSIDAPPAGH
- a CDS encoding glycosyltransferase family 2 protein, giving the protein MNQRPLVTVVVPGYQVEPWAQAALDSLRAQTLSDWTAVLVDDASSDRTGDLFDAAAASDPRFRVVRLARRVGLGAARNTALDLVDTPYLAFLDADDVMLPTALERFVATLDGSGSDFAVGAYVRLRPDGSGGYAAGDVQPWVSRATVPARTATTLEEHPEVTANVVAWSKLSRTEFWQRTGLRFPEGRLYEDQVVAQQMYARARRFDVLSDVVVHWRERADGSSITQHEERLDVLRDCLDAMSEGMRVLEGTGHTAAARARAGQLLRMDIPRLARVAATHPDDEYRRLIGAFARSVSERQDAATAVVPDDAQPLISAALLW
- a CDS encoding FAD-binding oxidoreductase; translated protein: MRTSDWLAARVAAAVPDTAHGRVLTLAVPGWPGNAPGQHLDIRLTAPDGYQAERSYSIASSGPGESVEIAVDEIPEGEVSPYLVRVAEPGDALEVKGPLGAYFVWDDTDPSPVQLIAGGSGIVPLLAMARARAASGAGAPFRLLYSVRTAADALYRDEVERLGVAGLDVTWAYTRQAPTGWPGRVGRLDAERIAQATWMPAQHPLTFICGPTSFVEAAADAMVAAGHDPARVKTERFGGS